From Micromonospora echinospora, one genomic window encodes:
- a CDS encoding NAD-dependent epimerase/dehydratase family protein has translation MRIVVVGASGNHGTALLRRLRRESGLELVGVARRLPDPSAGSPYDAVEWHSCDIGEPGAVDQLAGVFAGADAVVHLAWQIQPSHDQRQLNRTNVGGSRTVVDAVLRAKVPALVYASSVGTYAPGPKDHPVSERWPTTGVAASSYSRDKATVEELLDRVEREYPGLRIVRLRPALVFQRDAATEITRYFLGPFAPVRLLRYGRLPLVPTHRRLRMQAVHADDVADAYARVLLGDARGAFNVAADPVLTPELVARHFHGWTVPVAAPVLRTAAALTWRARLQPVDPGWVQLALDTPLMSSDRAETELGWRPETDALTALRELFAGMADGGHTPSPPMSARNDLAGRPGALLLGRPAGQGNPY, from the coding sequence ATGCGGATCGTGGTGGTGGGGGCCAGCGGTAACCATGGAACAGCCCTGTTGCGCCGGCTGCGTCGGGAGTCGGGGCTGGAACTGGTCGGGGTGGCGCGCCGCCTGCCCGATCCGTCGGCCGGGTCGCCGTACGACGCGGTCGAGTGGCACTCCTGCGACATCGGTGAACCGGGGGCCGTGGACCAGCTGGCCGGGGTCTTCGCCGGTGCCGACGCGGTGGTGCACCTGGCCTGGCAGATCCAGCCCAGCCACGACCAGCGGCAACTGAACCGGACCAACGTCGGCGGCAGCCGTACGGTGGTCGACGCGGTGCTCCGGGCGAAGGTGCCGGCCCTGGTGTACGCCTCGTCGGTCGGCACGTACGCACCGGGCCCGAAGGACCACCCGGTCAGCGAGCGCTGGCCGACGACCGGGGTGGCGGCCTCCTCGTACAGCCGCGACAAGGCGACGGTGGAGGAGTTGCTCGACCGGGTCGAGCGGGAGTACCCGGGGCTGCGGATCGTCCGGCTCCGCCCCGCGCTGGTCTTCCAACGGGACGCGGCCACCGAGATCACCCGGTACTTCCTCGGGCCGTTCGCGCCGGTCCGGCTCCTGCGGTACGGCCGGCTCCCGTTGGTGCCCACGCACCGCCGGCTGCGCATGCAGGCGGTGCACGCCGACGACGTCGCCGACGCGTACGCCCGGGTGCTCCTCGGCGATGCGCGCGGCGCGTTCAACGTGGCGGCCGACCCGGTGCTCACCCCGGAGCTGGTCGCCCGGCACTTCCACGGCTGGACGGTGCCGGTGGCCGCCCCGGTGCTCCGTACGGCGGCGGCGCTGACCTGGCGGGCCCGGTTGCAGCCGGTCGACCCGGGCTGGGTGCAGTTGGCCCTGGACACCCCGCTGATGTCCAGCGATCGGGCCGAGACCGAGCTGGGCTGGCGGCCGGAGACGGACGCGCTGACCGCGCTGCGGGAACTCTTCGCCGGGATGGCCGACGGCGGGCACACGCCCAGCCCACCGATGTCCGCCCGCAACGACCTCGCCGGCCGCCCTGGCGCGCTGCTCCTGGGCCGCCCCGCCGGCCAGGGCAACCCGTACTAG
- a CDS encoding ice-binding family protein — MLIFSGTGANAAVAPVGLGTAADFSVLAGSTATNTGPSFLGQSLGVHPGNTAPGFLPIMVGGEIHLGDAVALQAKEDLTDAYNDAAGRTPFTSLPAELGGSTLLPGVYRIGAAQLTGTLTLDSQGDPAAVFIFQINSTLITAANSSVVFINGASPCNVYWQVSSSATLGTGTRFVGNILAQTSITMRTGATLQGRALAQTGAVTLDTNVITAPVCLQPTSPPTGQPTGQPTGQPTGGPTGGPTGQPTGGPTGQPTGQPTGGPTGGPTGQPTGGPTGLPTPSRTTLPVTGGRGGGALVPLLTAIGGVAVATGAALLLLYRRRTFES, encoded by the coding sequence ATGCTGATCTTCAGCGGAACCGGTGCCAACGCGGCGGTAGCGCCGGTCGGCCTGGGCACAGCGGCCGACTTCTCCGTGCTTGCCGGTTCCACCGCCACCAATACCGGCCCGAGCTTCCTGGGGCAGAGCCTCGGCGTCCACCCCGGCAACACCGCCCCCGGCTTCCTGCCGATCATGGTCGGCGGCGAGATCCACCTTGGCGACGCTGTCGCCCTACAGGCCAAGGAGGACCTGACCGACGCCTACAACGACGCCGCCGGCCGGACCCCGTTCACCAGCCTTCCTGCGGAACTCGGCGGATCGACGCTCCTTCCCGGGGTGTACCGGATCGGCGCCGCCCAGCTGACCGGCACCCTGACCCTGGACTCCCAGGGCGACCCGGCGGCGGTGTTCATCTTCCAGATCAACTCCACCCTCATCACGGCGGCCAACAGCAGCGTCGTGTTCATCAACGGCGCCTCACCCTGCAACGTCTACTGGCAGGTGAGCAGCTCGGCCACGCTCGGCACCGGCACCCGGTTCGTCGGCAACATCCTGGCCCAGACCTCGATCACCATGAGAACCGGCGCGACCCTCCAGGGCCGGGCCTTGGCCCAGACCGGTGCCGTCACCCTCGACACCAACGTCATCACCGCCCCCGTCTGCCTCCAGCCGACGAGTCCCCCCACCGGCCAGCCCACCGGTCAACCCACCGGCCAACCGACCGGCGGCCCCACGGGAGGCCCGACCGGCCAACCCACCGGCGGCCCCACCGGCCAACCCACCGGCCAACCGACCGGCGGCCCCACGGGAGGCCCGACCGGCCAACCCACTGGAGGTCCGACCGGGTTGCCGACTCCAAGCCGCACGACGCTGCCGGTGACCGGCGGTCGCGGCGGCGGTGCGCTGGTACCCCTCCTGACGGCCATCGGCGGCGTCGCCGTGGCCACCGGCGCGGCCCTGCTTCTCCTCTACCGCCGCAGGACCTTCGAGTCCTGA